One genomic window of Salvelinus namaycush isolate Seneca chromosome 22, SaNama_1.0, whole genome shotgun sequence includes the following:
- the LOC120017392 gene encoding adhesion G protein-coupled receptor A3-like, producing MFACRDAIISVKSSTLNLEPFGIPIRNECEVVLSNINHSLSGIWECQVTSSRGNRSRQMEILVLETSAPYCSADRVNSNKGDFRWPKTLAGILAFLPCAPSTFGYAPHPSGAASHHRTQREKKAWRRCDRAGRWAEDDYTQCPYASEVTRILHELTQMTINTSNAQPLAQQLVAFTSRAGDFSDVMDVIFVTHLVERLTRLVDQRRELGDYISDIASNMMLVEEHILWMAQNEARACTRIVQCVERIADLALTIDTQVISKVSPNIAMEAFLIRPSNFRGLSCMAVQRAPLPPFSGQRNQDAIGDTLLNFKCHTVNGGGSPASQLSKCILCD from the exons ATGTTCGCCTGCAGG GATGCCATCATCTCAGTCAAGAGTTCAACATTGAATTTAGAGCCCTTTGGAATCCCCATCAGAAATGAGTG cGAGGTCGTCCTCTCCAACATCAACCACAGCCTGTCTGGCATCTGGGAGTGCCAGGTGACCAGTTCCCGTGGCAACAGGTCCAGACAGATGGAGATCCTTGTGTTGGAGACGTCAGCACCCTACTGCTCAGCAGACAGGGTCAACAGCAACAAGGGGGACTTCAG GTGGCCAAAGACCCTGGCAGGGATACTGGCCTTCCTGCCCTGTGCTCCATCCACATTTGGCTATGCCCCCCACCCTTCTGGTGCCGCTTCACACCACCGCACTCAGAGGGAGAAGAAGGCCTGGCGACGCTGTGACCGGGCAGGCCGGTGGGCAGAGGATGACTATACCCAGTGCCCATATGCCAGCGAGGTGACTCGCATACTGCATGAGCTCACCCAG ATGACCATCAACACCAGCAATGCCCAGCCGTTAGCCCAGCAGTTGGTAGCCTTCACCAGCAGGGCGGGGGACTTCAGCGATGTGATGGATGTCATCTTTGTCACACACCTGGTGGAGAGGCTGACTCGCCTGGTGGACCAGCGTAGAGAA CTAGGGGACTATATCTCTGACATAGCCAGTAACATGATGCTGGTGGAGGAACACATCCTGTGGATGGCTCAGAACGAGGCCAGGGCATGTACACGCATTGTCCAGTGTGTGGAGCGCATCGCCGACCTGGCTCTCACCATAGACACGCAGGTCATATCAAAG GTGTCCCCAAACATAGCCATGGAGGCCTTTCTGATCAGGCCGTCTAACTTCCGGGGTCTTTCGTGTATGGCAGTACAGAGAGCCCCCCTGCCACCCTTCTCTGGTCAGAGGAACCAGGATGCCATCGGGGACACGCTGCTCAACTTCAAATGTCACACGGTCAACGGCGGCGGCTCCCCCGCCAGCCAACTCAGCAAG TGTATTCTGTGCGACTGA